The DNA sequence TCCGCCTGCCCCACATGAACCCCGTCGGCACCGCACTGAATTGCAATATCCACATTGTCGTTGATAATGAACGGTACACCGTACCGTTTGCAGAGATCTGCAAGCGCTATGGCCTCCGCCAAAAATGCATCCCCGTCCAGATCCTTTTCTCTGAGCTGGATGCAGGTAACACCGTTTTTCAGGGCGGCTTCCACCTGCTCATACAGGCTTTGCTCCCCAACCCACGCCCTATCCGTTACTGCATACAGCAGCATTGCCTTTTTATCGCACTTCATAGTTCGCCCCTCTTTCCAGCTCATCCGCAGACAGATTGCAGATGGCATCAATAATATAGTTTCGATAGCTGGAATTGCCGTCCAGCTCGGTCATTCGCTGCTTCGCTTTTTCTCCGCAAAAGCCCATGGCGCAGACTGCGGCGGCAGCCGCTTCCAGCACATGCCCCGGATTGGCCGTTACATACGCCGCGATCAAGGCGGAGAGCTGACAGCCGGTTCCGGTGATTTTGCTCATATCCGCATGGCCATTGCGAATGCAGTATGCTGTGTTCTGGTCAGCAACAATGTCAATCTCTCCGGTGATGGCAATTACTGCGCCGGTCTTTTGGGCAAACGCCTTTGCAAAAGCGATCGCTTCCTCTAAATTTTGCTCGGTGACCCGATCAGAGACATCCGCATCTACCCCTTTGGTGGTGCCGTTTCCGTGGGCAAGAGCCTTGATTTCGGAGATATTGCCCCGAATAACCGCAAACTGAATGTCCTGCAGCAGTTCCAGTGCGGTATCGGTGCGAAGGAAAGATGCCCCCGCCCCCACAGGATCGAGGACTACAGGATGGCCCAGCAAATTTGCCTTTCGTCCGGCGGCAAGCATAGCCGGGATGGTGCGCTGGTTCAGGGTGCCAATATTGATGTTGAGGCCGCCGCAGATCGAAGTAATCTCCTCCACTTCACCCACATCATCGGCCATAATGGGCGAACCACCACAAGCCA is a window from the Oscillospiraceae bacterium MB08-C2-2 genome containing:
- the thiM gene encoding hydroxyethylthiazole kinase, yielding MIKEMLENVRKQSPLIHNITNYVTVNDCANILLACGGSPIMADDVGEVEEITSICGGLNINIGTLNQRTIPAMLAAGRKANLLGHPVVLDPVGAGASFLRTDTALELLQDIQFAVIRGNISEIKALAHGNGTTKGVDADVSDRVTEQNLEEAIAFAKAFAQKTGAVIAITGEIDIVADQNTAYCIRNGHADMSKITGTGCQLSALIAAYVTANPGHVLEAAAAAVCAMGFCGEKAKQRMTELDGNSSYRNYIIDAICNLSADELERGANYEVR